The Pan paniscus chromosome 3, NHGRI_mPanPan1-v2.0_pri, whole genome shotgun sequence genome includes a window with the following:
- the SPATA4 gene encoding spermatogenesis-associated protein 4: MAAAGREKGYVTQTAAALDKSPSLSPQLAAPIRGRPKKCLVYPHAPKSSRLSRSVLRWLQGLDLSFFPRNINRDFSNGFLIAEIFCIYYPWELELSSFENGTSLKVKLGNWAQLEKFLARKKFKLPKELIHGTIHCKAGVPEILIEEVYTLLTHREIKSIQDDFVNFTDYSYQMRLPLVSRSTVSKSIKDNIRLSELLSNPNMLTNELKAEFLILLHMLQRKLGRKLNPEWFDVKPTVGEVTLNHLPAQASGRRYNLKVKRGRVVPVLPNIGSGGSSHREIHVKQAGQHSYYSAMKPIRNMDKKP, translated from the exons ATGGCTGCCGCCGGCCGGGAAAAAGGGTATGTGACACAGACTGCGGCAGCCCTAGACAAGTCACCGTCACTTTCGCCACAGCTAGCAGCTCCCATCCGAGGGAGGCCTAAGAAGTGTCTGGTCTATCCGCATGCGCCGAAGAGCTCCCGCTTGTCTCGTTCCGTTCTGCGTTGGCTTCAGGGTCTGGATCTCAGCTTCTTCCCCAGGAACATCAACAG AGACTTTTCAAATGGCTTCCTAATTGCagaaatattctgtatatattaCCCCTGGGAACTTGAATTATCATCCTTTGAAAACGGGACCTCTTTAAAAGTCAAGTTGGGTAACTGGGCACAGTTGGAGAAG TTCCtggcaagaaaaaaatttaaattacctaAAGAACTAATCCATGGAACAATTCATTGTAAAGCTGGAGTGCCTGAAATATTGATAGAAGAGGTTTACACTTTATTAACACATCGAGA aattaAAAGTATCCAGGATGACTTTGTGAATTTCACGGACTATAGTTACCAGATGCGTTTACCCCTGGTTTCCAGGTCTACAGTTTCGAAGTCTATTAAAGATAACATTAGGTTATCAGAATTACTAAGCAATCCCAACATGCTGACCAATGAACTTAAAGCGGAGTTCCTCATCCTTTTACATATGTTGCAAAGAAAATTAGGCAGAAAATTGAATCCAG AATGGTTTGATGTGAAACCAACAGTGGGAGAAGTTACTCTCAATCACCTTCCTGCCCAAGCCTCTGGGCGCagatataatttaaaagttaaaagaggAAGAGTTGTCCCTGTTTTAC CAAATATAGGTAGTGGTGGCAGTTCACATAGAGAAATACATGTGAAGCAAGCTGGACAACATTCTTATTACTCTGCTATGAAACCTATCAGAAACATGGACAAGAAACCTTGA